One Mercurialis annua linkage group LG3, ddMerAnnu1.2, whole genome shotgun sequence DNA window includes the following coding sequences:
- the LOC126672564 gene encoding uncharacterized protein LOC126672564, which yields MEYSARLKFPAYNNVAEYEALLAGLQLCEELNISEAQIYSDSQLVVNQVSGSFEVKETTLKKYAKQAKAFFFNNGRSWSLQQIPRAMNGRADELAKWAATKNCESMKNIPHEIKRQPSFQEGFEEGEVLMVDGEETWMTPITAYLANGVLPEDRKDARKIVILSSKFGMYNGQLYKRSFTHPWLKCVNKEEGDSILKELHERTYGAHDGASTLIRKALLQGYYWPTMKEQGITLVKGCWPCQQHALVPRKQASEMKPIGSAWPFAQFGIPKVFITDNGKQFDSAKFRKFCAEYHIDLRFTLVYYPQSNGQTEVANRILLAGLKKRLDEYQGRWRIYRRNCVRPSLTEAVIPVEIGAPTPRIEDSQLNLEENEAELRNNLDLLVENINKSDIRMEAYRHKMAKHFDSHVKKRILKLGDLVMRKTEVKKGEAGSGKLRPNWEGPYTVNKIIKEGTFKLTNSFGRTIPPYFERKQPKKDLEIYSKTVCQPMYFLLFPRVHFL from the exons ATGGAATACTCAGCCAGGCTCAAATTTCCAGCCTATAACAACGTCGCAGAATATGAGGCACTATTGGCAGGATTACAATTATGTGAAGAACTCAACATATCAGAAGCACAGATATACAGCGACTCACAGCTGGTTGTGAACCAGGTATCGGGGAGCTTTGAAGTAAAAGAAACCACACTGAAGAAGTACGCCAAGCAAGCCAAAGCCTTCTTCTTCAACAATGGGCGATCATGGTCGCTACAGCAAATACCCAGAGCAATGAATGGAAGAGCAGATGAATTGGCAAAGTGGGCCGCAACAAAAAATTGCGAATCAATGAAGAACATCCCTCACGAAATCAAGCGACAACCCAGCTTTCAAGAGGGATTTGAAGAGGGAGAAGTACTAATGGTAGATGGAGAGGAAACCTGGATGACTCCCATCACGGCGTATTTGGCTAATGGAGTACTTCCCGAAGACAGAAAAGATGCCAGGAAAATAGTGATATTATCGTCCAAGTTCGGCATGTACAATGGTCAGCTGTACAAACGGTCATTCACTCATCCATGGCTAAAGTGTGTTAACAAAGAAGAAGGAGATTCCATCCTAAAGGAGCTACATGAGAGGACCTACGGAGCACATGATGGGGCATCGACTCTGATCAGAAAAGCCCTACTACAGGGTTACTATTGGCCCACAATGAAGGAACAAGGGATAACACTAGTGAAAGGATGTTGGCCATGTCAACAACACGCTTTGGTGCCAAGAAAGCAAGCATCAGAAATGAAGCCAATAGGCAGTGCGTGGCCCTTCGCCCA GTTCGGAATACCAAAGGTGTTTATAACGGACAACGGAAAGCAGTTTGATTCAGCAAAATTTAGAAAGTTCTGTGCAGAATATCATATCGACTTAAGATTCACTTTGGTCTACTATCCACAATCAAATGGACAAACCGAAGTGGCCAACAGAATCTTACTGGCAGGACTAAAGAAAAGACTGGATGAATACCAAGGAAGATGG AGAATCTACAGGCGAAACTGCGTTCGCCCTAGCCTAACAGAGGCTGTAATCCCAGTGGAGATTGGCGCACCTACACCAAGAATCGAAGACAGTCAGCTAAATTTAGAAGAAAACGAAGCAGAACTAAGGAACAACCTGGATCTCTTAGTTGAAAATATCAATAAGTCAGATATCAGGATGGAGGCCTACAGACACAAAATGGCTAAACATTTCGACAGCCATGTGAAGAAAAGAATATTAAAGCTAGGCGATTTAGTCATGAGAAAGACCGAAGTCAAGAAGGGAGAAGCAGGGAGCGGAAAACTACGACCTAATTGGGAAGGACCTTACACCGTCAACAAGATCATCAAAGAAGGGACATTCAAACTCACCAACTCCTTCGGAAGAACTATCCCCCCGTACTTTGAACGTAAACAACCTAAGAAAGATTTAGAAATTTACTCTAAAACAGTTTGTCAGCCGATGTATTTTCTATTATTTCCTAGAGTACATTTTCTCTAG